The segment TCAACGGCATGCTCAAGGGCTTTATCGATCTCGCCTTTGAGCATGAAGGCCGCTTCTATGTGCTCGACTGGAAATCCAACTATCTGGGCAGCGACGACAGCGCCTACACCACCGACGCCCTACGCACCGCCATGCTCGAAAAACGCTACGATCTGCAAGCGGCGCTGTATATGCTCGCCCTTCACCGGTTACTCAAAGCGCGCCTGCCCGACTACGACCCGCACCAACACCTGGGCGGCTCGATGACGGTATTTCTGCGCGGCAGCCGCACCACCGCCCGGGGCGTACACGCCGTGCCCGCGCCAGTCGCGCTGATTGAAGTGCTGGATGCGCTCTTTGCAGGCACGGCAGCAGATGCAGTATCAGAAACAGGCCTAGAGGCGGTGGTATGAGTAATAGAGACACACAATCTATGAACCTAGACCTGTTCGCCGATGACGCGCCGCCCGCTGCACCCGATTCAACCGCACCGGTAACGCCACCGACAGAATCAGTCGCCCAGCCGCACCCTGCGCTAAGCGACACCGCCGCGCTATTCCTACTGTGTGAACGCTGGGTTTCCCGTGGCTGGCTGCGGGATCTGGATTTGGCCCTGGTGCGCTTTCTCGACCGCGAAACCCAGAACGCCCCGCCGCTACTGTTGCTAGGCGCAGCGCTGGCCAGCCACCAGCTCGGCCGTGGCCATGTTTGCCTGGATGTAGCCGCCACCCTGGAAGCGCCGGATTTTGCGCTTTCGCTGCCGCCGGAAGGCGACGACCTGAACGACCCGCCACCGCTGCCCAGCCATGTGCTGGCCACGCTAACGCTGCCCGAGTGGCAGGCCGCGCTCAACCACCCCACGCTGATCAGCGACGGCCCCGGCAATACGCCCCTGGTGAAAAGCGACTCCTCGCTCACTACCCGGCTCTACCTGCGCCGCTACTGGCAGTTCGAGCAAACCCTGCATCATGAAATCGCTGCGCGGCTCAGCACCGGTCACTCGGCGCAATCGCCACTACTCAAAAGCGCGCTGGATGCATTATTCCCCGCCACTGAAAAGCTAGATTGGCAAAAAACCGCCTGCGCACTTGCTGCCCGCAGCCCGTTCGCGATCATCACCGGCGGCCCCGGTACCGGCAAAACCACCACCGTGGTGCGCCTGCTTGCCCTGTTGCAAACCCTGCAACTGGCCCAGCCCAACGCCCATCCGCTGCGCATTCGCCTGGCCGCCCCTACCGGCAAAGCCGCCGCACGGCTGAATGAATCCATCGCCGGGCAGGTGAATGACCTACCCGTTAGCGGGTTGGAATCGCTATTAGATGAGCACTCAGCCGCTTCCTCATCGAAGGCAATAGACATTCCGACGGAAGTGACCACGATCCACAGGCTACTGGGCGCCCGCGCCGACACCCGCCACTTCCGCCACAACGCCGCCAACCCGCTGGCGCTGGATGTGCTGGTGGTGGATGAAGCCTCGATGGTGGATATCGAAATGATGACGGCGCTGCTAAGCGCCCTGCCCGCCAGCGCCAAGCTGGTGCTGCTGGGGGATAAAGACCAGCTGGCATCCGTGGAAGCAGGCGCCGTGCTGGGCGACCTGTGCCGCCGCGCCGACGCGGCCCACTACACACCCGCCACGGCGCAGTGGCTGGCCGAACTCACCGACCACCCGCTGCCAGAAACATTAATCGACCCCAACGGCCAGCCGCTGGATCAAGCCATTACCATGCTGCGGGTAAGCCACCGTTTTACTGAAACAAGCGGCATTGGCCAGCTCGCCCAGGCGATTAACCAGCCGCTAAGTGAGGCATTGCGGGAACGGGATAAACACCAAGCCGTGCATGGCGTACTGAATAACGGCTACGCCGACCTGCACCACCTAGTGTTGAAGCCTGACGCGCAAAACGAAGACAGCGCCCTAGAGCGCCTGGTGATCACCGGCAGCCCGGAACGTTTTCCCAATGCAGGCGAAGGCCGCACCAATTTCACGGCCGAGCCGATTGCACCGCCCACCGGCTACCAGCACTACCTAAATACCCTGGCGAGTGAACGGCCCGATACCACCTTGGCATTTGAAGAGAACGGTGAGATTTACGATGCCTGGGCAAAGCAAGTACTCAACGCCTATAGCCGCTTTCAGCTGCTATGTGCGCTACGCAAAGGCCCATGGGGAGTAGAAGGCTTAAACCTGCGCATAGCCAAAACCTTGCGTCGTGAAAAGCTGCTGTATGGCAACGACCACACGTTAGAAAAAGGCTGGTTCGAAGGCCGCCCGGTACTGGTCACCCAAAATGACTACGGTCTGAAACTGATGAACGGCGATATCGGCATCACCATGGCGGTGCCAGATCCACGCACTCCCGGTAGGACACTTTTACGCGTCGCCTTTCCGACCAGCGACCCGGAAAACCCGATTCACTGGGTGCTGCCTTCCCGCCTGCACGCGGTAGAAACCGTGTTCGCGATGACGGTACACAAATCCCAAGGCTCGGAGTTTCAGCACACCGCCCTGTTGCTACCGCAAACTCCCAACCCGATCCTGACTCGCGAGCTGGTCTACACCGGCATCACCCGCGCCCGCGACTGGCTCACGCTGATCGAAGCCAAACGTGGGATATTGAATGATGCGGTGACTAGGGAGGTTATGAGGGTGAGTGGGTTGGAGATGTAAATACCATTTAGTAAAAATACTATCTAGAAAGAACAACAAAAGTGAAGAAAGAAGCCCAAGAGCAAGCTATCAGAGCACCCGATAAAGTAGACCTGAGATATTCTGCGTTTGTACCATCTGGGATTTTTCTTACAAGCTTTGCTAGGACAGACCAACTGGGCTGAGGAGTCATTTTACGAATTATACCTTCAGCTATAGTCATTGCTACCGCTGCGGCTAGAACACTTAAAAAAACTGCTAACCACAGAAAAAAATCATGCTCTGAATCATCAAAGTAAAAACTAGAGATCGTAAGCATACCCCCTGCCGTAAGCATTAAAAACTTTACAGCGAACTTTAAGTAATCAATTTTCATTTTCTTACTTTCAATTGTTTCGTATTGCATAAAAGCTCCTCAAAAAAATATTTTCATCTTAAAACATGATTATCATAAATAAGAATTTAGAATAATCATGTTTTAATTAAGTAAATTAATGACTTTTTTAGTAACCATTCCGTATCTAAAACAAACGTCCGACCCATCCTCTCTCGCGAGCTACTCTACACCGGTATCACCTGTGCCCGCGACCGGCCACGGTGGTGGAAGTTAAGCGTGGGTTGTTGGATGAGGGAGGTTGTGAGGGTTAGTGGGTAGAGCATTTGAAAAATTAGCTTTATTTTCAACTAATCAACTGAAGAAAATCAGTTGAGTTTAGCGAAGTATCGAACAAGTAATTGACTACAAGAACACCCATATTTTAATCTCTGCCCCATAAATCAACTGTTTTAGCGTCGAAAATGCGCACCTTTACCATGAAGAGGTGCTCTATTTCTTCTATATGCTTTTTGTCTGCCTCTGAGTAGACGCCAATGTATACACTAACTAGCTTAGGGAATTCTTTGCGCCCTTTTTTAGCCGCGCGGTTGATAGCTTCAACAATGTGCCTATCATACTCGCCAAAATTGAAACCAAAAGTCACAAGAGTTCCTGTAATTTCACTTAGTTTATCAAAGCAAAAGGATAAATAATGATTATGCATAATATGGGTAAGCTTCTCATCCCCACTACCTGCGGTAACGAAAATTGGATACTCTCCTCTTTCCATGCGAGTACTGATTTTTTGCAACAAATACGCTGATTCTGAATACTCCTCTTTGACAATCTCGGAGCCAGCATCAAAGAAAGGCAATGCTCCGTGAACATAAAACACATTTTGGCGCTTTTTGTTTCTACCCCAAAATAACTCGGACCATTCAAAATCATCACGATCCATTCCAGGCTCATAGTTAAGGATTTCTCGTCCACAACCATCAACATGGTTAACTATCTCTGATCGCATTAATATCCAATATAAAAGCAAATCATAATTTGTTGAAAAAACTGAACCACCTCTTGATAAAAACAAGTTCAAAAATTTTGCACAAGCTTTCGCTTCATCTTCAGGAACTTTAAAAACATGCTCTGGATGAAGAGATCGGACTGCGTCCAACAAACTAACTTTTAGCTTTTCACTTGCTATTTTTATTTTATTTTTAATATCTTGGCCACCGTCAAAAGCACCAATTAATGCAGTTAAACTATCTAAATTTTGCATTATTAGCTCAAAATTCTTAGTTTCAATAACATTAAGAATTTTTGATAAATCCTCATCTTCCATTTTTTCAATAAAACTATGTAAGGCGTTGTAAGAAAATATATCAGGGTCGTACGCCATACTAAAACCGTTACCTAACAGTAAATGAAAATCCCTATCGCGATTCTTAATCCGAGATAAGAGAACATCATTAAAATTTTCGATTTTCATTGCTATTTAACCCCCTTTTTCTATCGAACCGTTATATATCAGAGAGCGCAATCATAGTAAATTTTATGTGCATAGTTAAGAGTTCTATTAAGCCTCATCACGGGTATACGTTAACGACCATACACATATAAGCACATTCATATATAGTGTAGCGATCAATCCTCTCAAATAACAAAAACTTTTTACTTAACAAATTCGTCAAAAAAATTGGAACATGCATCTACACGCGACAAATAACCTAGTGCTGTATCTGCGTTTAAGACATTGCTGTATTTTGCTCACCAATAGCGTTTATTAAAATAATATATTTAAACTTTATAACTTAAAGAAAACCCATTCAGCTTAATTTAAAAAAAATAACTAACAACTCAAAACTACTCATACAATCTTTCAACCAAATTATATCTATTCATATCAATCATACAATATGATGAATTAATGGTATCTATTAAATCAAAAACTTGGCTTTCAACATTATAAAAATCGATTCTAGACAAACGATTGAGTTGAATTCCTGCGCAACTCAAAATATCTATCATATTAGTTTGATGATGTGTGTATCTATAACCCCCTTCCGCTTTTCGAATTTTCAAATTATTTGAAAATTCTATTTGCTTATTAACCCTTTTCAAAAAATCATAATAATCATTTGATATTGTGAAAATACCTACTGATGATTCATTAAAAATGAGATTGTACCACTTCAATGCATCAAATGATTTACCACTAAGAAGATCTCGCTTATAGACTTCGGATGAAACGTATTCCCTAAATATATTCAAGTGCGCTATATGATTGCTTGTAGCAAAAGCCTTTTTACTAGTTACATAATTGCTAACGGCAACTCCTAAAGTTCCAAGTGTGAAAATACCAGCCAAAGAGGCACCTGTTATTTTAAGTATAATAAAAACAAATTCAAAGCTATCAGCAAAGTTACCTATGCATGAACTACTAAGACAGAAGGATAGCTTATAGGCTTCAATTTCATAGAAAGTCCAAAGAAAAACAATTACTGAAGAAATAAAACCAAAAACTATTATAAAAATACAAACAACTGTTATAAAAAGAAACTCACCTTTCATCAGAGGGTGATTTTTAATCTTAACACTCAAATCTTTCAAAAATCAGCCCTCCATCTTTGGAATAATCTTATGCAATTTCTTCCTTAAAATGGCTGCAATATTTGGATAGCTTCTCTGTACAACATTTAATCGTTCATGAGCCAAATAAAATCTTTTTACATGCCAGATTCCACTTTTTCCCTCTTTGCAATCCTGCTCTAGCCTGCTAATCATACTCTTGACTCTAAGAACGTCCTTTTTTGATGGCAAAGGTAAAATACTATTAAGTTTCCGAGATAAACGTTCATGCTGAGAGTGTCCAACTCTTGCTAGTTTATTTACCCGCCCCATACATTTATTAAAATCATGCCGGTAAGCGTGAGTTTGTCTATAATTTTTTTCTTTAGACATTCTCTCCAAACTATTTACTGAAGCACGAATTCTGCCGACTTCATTGGCTGGCAACCTAGGAGTTTTAAAAGAAACTCGCAACCCATGGACAGTCAAAGGCTCAGAGCTTGCATAACTAATCTTTTTCTTATCCAGATTTATAGGAAAATCTTTTGAATGAAGCATTTCTTCGACTATTCTTAAAGCAAAATCGAAATTATTATTGTTTTTTTTTGAAGATATAGTTATGTCGTCAACATACCTTGTATATTGCATACCTTTACGGTTCAATCTTTTGACAATATTATTTTCAACATCATGTAGACTTAAGCAAGCTAAATAACTGGAAGTCAAAGCTCCCTGGGGCAAAAAACCATCTTTAGTACAAATATTAGCTAATAGCTCTGAAACGTCATCTGAATACTTTAATACTTTTTTAAAAACGTCCAAAACTATATCATAACTAATGTTGTCAA is part of the Halomonas alkaliantarctica genome and harbors:
- a CDS encoding reverse transcriptase family protein produces the protein MNDFKVAAGSIASIKNLAKSLDVSEDMLLQVSEMPDESKYQVKEILKKNGDVRIVYNPNKFVRKLQRRINVRIFSDPNIIVWPHFLYGSIPSHFFDGVKIPRDYIACATVHCEARSLLQLDIENFFDNISYDIVLDVFKKVLKYSDDVSELLANICTKDGFLPQGALTSSYLACLSLHDVENNIVKRLNRKGMQYTRYVDDITISSKKNNNNFDFALRIVEEMLHSKDFPINLDKKKISYASSEPLTVHGLRVSFKTPRLPANEVGRIRASVNSLERMSKEKNYRQTHAYRHDFNKCMGRVNKLARVGHSQHERLSRKLNSILPLPSKKDVLRVKSMISRLEQDCKEGKSGIWHVKRFYLAHERLNVVQRSYPNIAAILRKKLHKIIPKMEG
- a CDS encoding retron Ec48 family effector membrane protein yields the protein MKDLSVKIKNHPLMKGEFLFITVVCIFIIVFGFISSVIVFLWTFYEIEAYKLSFCLSSSCIGNFADSFEFVFIILKITGASLAGIFTLGTLGVAVSNYVTSKKAFATSNHIAHLNIFREYVSSEVYKRDLLSGKSFDALKWYNLIFNESSVGIFTISNDYYDFLKRVNKQIEFSNNLKIRKAEGGYRYTHHQTNMIDILSCAGIQLNRLSRIDFYNVESQVFDLIDTINSSYCMIDMNRYNLVERLYE
- the recD gene encoding exodeoxyribonuclease V subunit alpha; translation: MNLDLFADDAPPAAPDSTAPVTPPTESVAQPHPALSDTAALFLLCERWVSRGWLRDLDLALVRFLDRETQNAPPLLLLGAALASHQLGRGHVCLDVAATLEAPDFALSLPPEGDDLNDPPPLPSHVLATLTLPEWQAALNHPTLISDGPGNTPLVKSDSSLTTRLYLRRYWQFEQTLHHEIAARLSTGHSAQSPLLKSALDALFPATEKLDWQKTACALAARSPFAIITGGPGTGKTTTVVRLLALLQTLQLAQPNAHPLRIRLAAPTGKAAARLNESIAGQVNDLPVSGLESLLDEHSAASSSKAIDIPTEVTTIHRLLGARADTRHFRHNAANPLALDVLVVDEASMVDIEMMTALLSALPASAKLVLLGDKDQLASVEAGAVLGDLCRRADAAHYTPATAQWLAELTDHPLPETLIDPNGQPLDQAITMLRVSHRFTETSGIGQLAQAINQPLSEALRERDKHQAVHGVLNNGYADLHHLVLKPDAQNEDSALERLVITGSPERFPNAGEGRTNFTAEPIAPPTGYQHYLNTLASERPDTTLAFEENGEIYDAWAKQVLNAYSRFQLLCALRKGPWGVEGLNLRIAKTLRREKLLYGNDHTLEKGWFEGRPVLVTQNDYGLKLMNGDIGITMAVPDPRTPGRTLLRVAFPTSDPENPIHWVLPSRLHAVETVFAMTVHKSQGSEFQHTALLLPQTPNPILTRELVYTGITRARDWLTLIEAKRGILNDAVTREVMRVSGLEM
- a CDS encoding DUF4917 family protein, producing MKIENFNDVLLSRIKNRDRDFHLLLGNGFSMAYDPDIFSYNALHSFIEKMEDEDLSKILNVIETKNFELIMQNLDSLTALIGAFDGGQDIKNKIKIASEKLKVSLLDAVRSLHPEHVFKVPEDEAKACAKFLNLFLSRGGSVFSTNYDLLLYWILMRSEIVNHVDGCGREILNYEPGMDRDDFEWSELFWGRNKKRQNVFYVHGALPFFDAGSEIVKEEYSESAYLLQKISTRMERGEYPIFVTAGSGDEKLTHIMHNHYLSFCFDKLSEITGTLVTFGFNFGEYDRHIVEAINRAAKKGRKEFPKLVSVYIGVYSEADKKHIEEIEHLFMVKVRIFDAKTVDLWGRD